The region AAGCTTGCCATAGCATAGTGAAAATCAAAAATACATGGCTAATGAAGATGAgacaagtggcaacagctcatgacagataTTTAGGGCATGTGTGAGCTGCCAATGAGCTGTCACAAGGCTTGTAtgaaaataccattttgcccttgccattgaaaatgacattttgctaaaCATATTGCATTTTGTTAATTAAGGAGATTAAGTGTGGATTAATCAGGTGTATATATTCCTAATTATAACCAACTCATAACAGAATTCACATTTCCCAAAATCACaatctcttttccctccaaattcaccaaaaacctcaagaacacaaaagcaaaaaaatccaaaaatctctctcaattctccatcaaTTTGAGAATTTCTTGTTGCTGCTTCTTCCAATTCTCTTATGCTTCAACTGTTTGTGAAGATCAACATCAAACAAGCACCAAATCGTGACTGTCCAAGGAAggttcatcaatggtgaattggATTTTCGTGCATTAGAAGCTAATTCAATCGAACCTGAGCACTTCATTCAACTTCCTTATCACTCTTCTCCATCTATTTTGGATCAAGAAGCGCAAAGAACATCAAAATCATCACTGCCTTCCAATTAAGGTGAGATTTCGAATCTCACGATTTTGTCAATGGTTATATGCATTTTGAAGAGTGTTGAATGTAGAATCCAATGATGCAATTGGTTTGTAGAATGGTGAACCATAGGCTAAGTTATGTTGATTCAAAGTTAGGACACCAAAACCTAATCCATTCGATTCGTGAAATATAGGGAGAGTTAGTTGAAATTAAGGACATATTTGAGATCCTGAGGGTGAGACCGTTCCAACGCATATTCGCTTGTGAATTTTGGTGAGAGTTTGTTGTTCATGTGTTCTTGTGGATTCTGGGCAAACGCGTTGAAGAAGAGAAAGAATTCTGGAAAATTCTTGGTGTTTGATCCGTTCTATCTCCTTGCCGTTTTCAAATGGTGTTTAGCGCGGAATTGGACCAATAGAGTGCCTCCATGTCAATTAGTAAAACGCAGTGTTTTGGACATTGGAGCGCATAATTACCAATCTGCCATTGAACatcttaattaattaatttaattcaataattattttaaaaatcacATAAAccttaaaaattcataaaaaatgttttacaaatcagaaaaatatgaggattttttctatagttTCCAAATTCCCTCTAGAATTTTATGAGCATGATTTTAGAAATTGTGCATGATGGAATGTTGACTTTGCTTAGGGATGTTTGACTTAGGTCATTTTTGTGCACATTTTACCAtttccattgtgaaattctcatgtcttaaaagaaattcttgaaattttttgagcttatggtagacatgttgatggtgatttacatataaagtttgtgaattttggatacctgtggagtgagatatgattttttgaacttaggtgcgacaatttgtgtcacacctaactagggcaacttcatgaaattatttgcctagcctatggttgttgaaatggattgaaattttgcatggatgattattgatatgttaagatgctatgtgaattgttctggatttttctatggtgttttcaatttgattgatatttttcttcacTGTGTGTCCATTatgcaagctcatgtgatacatgttgggatatcttgtgtgaaatgctcatatggttttagatgaatgtgaaatttggtatgatggttgtagacacatcataggacatgatgcttttggtcccattcatttcttaattgttttcattgacttatgaatttttgaagtgaatgcatgtgttgatgtcatgatttggctcatataattgtgtctggacttcttgattttcattgacatagttccttttgtccaattgagctgaaatttgacatgctatactttgaatatgtcctgtttatgtgtgaattatttgaggatttttggaattgttttgatatggatttgattgaagtcattctgtttggacttttggtgttgtgtttgacctaatttgacttgttttggtcatgaaatgaatatggtgaatgatataagcatgggaccaattgcatttgcttttgtttggcattaatttgagtttggttgagaatcccttgctgtttagacatttttgtcacctttggaccctaggcttggcctagtggtcttgtttctcacatttgcttgatttttcaggatgaaaagcacaatgctcaaggagattgaatcaagttaattcaaatgagtttgtttgatgtttgtaaactaacatgactttgatttgtaggttgtggagcttgagcttgagctcatagcttgcctttgtgtgcattaatttgtatagtctgactggttaacatttgctgtttatcatttgtctgtctgagtactgatgatacttgattgttttcaggtacatttagttgctcATAGTTCATAttgaacttgcttgctgctgcttggttgtataaaccaattgaggtaggacttctattcttcatgtagtctggaagacctggcctgttacttggccaggcacctgtctgaagtcctccttaagaggcaatgcttgtgattgtttacatttgtgcccaagcaggtaaagacattgattaaggcaattggtggaagccaagggatatgcaatctatcccccactaatcagttgagtcatccctttgctcacacaactggtgttgatgcattgggatacaaacccaagatcttgtgcagtgcacattgtgtcagagtctttgagcatagaagggttcccactttctggacccatgctcctttgtctgaagctctccttggccagggataagagctgtgaggtctcatcctcacttcatcctttcatctgcttcaccttagcctctcaatggcaaggttaagagcaaacacagcctgtacagatgactcgctgaggcagtcaaacccattgtttgagcccacttgattggttatagtgtgtgctatgtggatgtctgtttgagatgcttgttcttATTTGATGTATGTTTGTATGCTTGTATccttgtatgcttgcttctttcctggataggattagcttgctgttgtgcaagtaggtaggaacctgaacatagggcaatgatgcatgataacactaggctcgagtacagctccctggtagtgtgtcttccctttgtcTATGGCTAGAATTTcagtcccttgagggggaactacatcgccctgatccttgttccagacgaggtatgtaggcaggtggtcgtgcgagaccactccgggcaacctttttcttttttatgtgtgttgtttgacaattgctaggctcgagttcccgactccctagccagttgttgtttgtttgtgattgttgtgtgcttggaagctgatataagtccatcaagtggcattcgggttccagtgtgggtttgtttgggttcggatgctgacttaagtccagtgattggctgtcgggctccacgtttgcccttttatttgtgttttggttcggatgcggacgtaattccattgagtgctagtcgggctccatgtttgccatcttGTTGTGTGtcattgttttgttttgtttggcgtgcgtgagccgaactacggtagctctgattctcgttcccgacgagatacgtaggcataggatgcgatgtcctatcgagcccCTTCTTCTAACCCCACTTGCGTTGTCCGATGagcgtgtgtgtatgatgtttatagcaaccttttcttttctagagcgtggatcccgtcgagtacgacggacgtgaggggtgctaataccttccccttgcgtaaccgactcccgtacccattctctttggtcgagagaccatgctttttccaggtttctctgagcgtttcctttccctatcttgggataaataacgtccagtggcggctctgtgttgtttttatttcagcgctcgccggttgattttcgcggatgcgacacctaTCACTCACTAATTAACTTTCAAAGTCAATAATATAGAATAATTAACCATTTCCTTCATTCACACATTCCAACTGAATTCACAAACTTCCATAACGGAATTTTCTAATCCcaataacaataacaacataTATAATCCTCATTCTCTAGCTACAATAAAAAGATCAATCATTTTCTCATCTAAACCATGAATCATCAACACAAAAATCCCTCAATCATTTTTTGACTCTCAACACActcatcttcatcaccctcaGCTTCATCATTCATTCACTATCACCATTAACCTCTCAGAATCTGAACTCAATCTCTCCTTCTCTGGTTGAATCAACCTCACCACACTCATAGAGAGAGTTCAATCAACAACATCAACCACTCAGAAGCTTTCTAGCCAAGAAGGGAAAGAAGAAGAATTCAGAAGTTAAAGCAAGAGAGAGATAGACTAAGAACCTTTACCTGGAAGCAGAGATTCTTTCACCGTCGTCAACATCGTTATTGCCAAGGGTGAAAACAAAAATACAAACTTCATGGATCAATGAGTATGTGTGAAACAAATGCAAGAAATAAGGGAAAAGAATACCTCGTCAGAGCTTTGAAGCTCTGGTGAGGTCCAACCTTAAAGGTATGAGTTTGAATTATCTCTTCCTATATATATTTGATGATTTTCTTCGTATTCTCCTTCTActcattttcttttttctctGAGTATGCTCCGGAAAAGATGATAAGAGGTTTGCTCAGAGCTAGCTCAGGTTCAGATGATGAACCCGAGCGGCTTAGGTGTGAGAGCTCTTAATGAGAGGGAGATGAGTTGGGATTTTTGCAAGGATTTGGATGAACCCAAGCATGCTAAGATACCATCATCAACCATTTGTCTGTCTCCTGTGGACCATCAGCATCCCCCACAGATCTTTGTTTCATTTTGTATCCATCATAAAGCATCATGCTAGGGTTTATCTTATGTCTGATCATATCCCTagaaaatcaaataaaaaatgaGTCATTAATTCAGGCATTCATCTCATATCATATCCTATCATTtgcatttcaggatcaaaattcgggtcttcttagtatttaactatctcccactatgatcatatgaagagtgtacttcttcatattctcgtgttgaagatacttaaataggggcactgtcacaccccaattttgaccctgtatcgctgattcaatacattcatcatagttatTTCATCTCTgcatagcataccatgcattccataccgcataatgcCTAGAATGTCAGTCGAAATGAATTTTCAGATTTACAGACGAAGCGGTTAAACCAATTATCGAATGTGTGTCAAAATGGCGGGCgaaattttttcaaaatcaagcttgcagacatcagttttattaatctatgtttcacgtagtttaacatggtatgctcgatttatttttcagctaatttttcggTCACCTTTTGATCAGCTCGAGCatgtttaaccggtcaaaatttatttcaaaattaaaagaaatgctgtatttttccaataagtttatttcgcaatgatcattttggtgcattcattttaatttttcgagcacttttgcGCCCGACCTTTATCCATTTTGAGACATTTTAGTTTTATCTCTTTGTCAAAATATTTGATTCAATTAATTAGAATTTTCTACGTCTTTGTTTCAGTTTAATATAGTTTTTTTGTTAGaatgatttaatttaattttaattagttCTTAAAACTCATTTTGTTCTAAAACTTTGAAAAGAGGGGCATTTTGGTATTTGTCTCAAATTAATAACCCTAGTTTGACACTATAAATACTAAAGATGCTGGTGAATGAAAGAAGAAAACCAACAGATGCCTAGCGGCACAGACCCCAAATGCCCTCTCTCTTCACTCTCCACCTACCAACAACCGGATACCCCCACGTGTAGTCCAACAAAAACATTAACAGACACTGCCAGAACTCATACAACAACACACACTCACAAAATCACCATCCTCCTCACCCTCCATCTCTCTCCACCTGCTCCCTCCACTCTCAATCCTCCGGAAAAGCACCGCGCTGGCAACCACAAACCTAATGCTTCCTCAACCTCCAATCTCCACCCTTCATTCTTCTCCACCGTTCGCGTTTTTATCGTCGTTCGTCCTCACCTCCACCTAACGACACCAACAATCCTGCGAGCAAACCCTCAAGCCGCCGCAAACCCACCATTTACCGTCAAAATCATCCGTCTTCACCACTCCAAACAcaaccaccaccaaccaccacGAAAAACGCCCTCTCCAAACCAGCAACGCCGCTAAcatcactacgccaaaaaggttttttaacagcgcatcttagactgcacttttaaaagaaagcgctgtctaaggttaaaataaaaataaaacacggaaaatgttctaaaaaaataatgaaagcgctgtctaagggggggggggtcttagacagcgcttttagaaagcgctgtctaagacccccctttagacagcgcttttagaaagcgcttttaaatatagaccttagtcagcgcttttgagaaagcgctgtttaaagtctttcaattaaaaaaaaattagaacAATCAGGTTTAGGTTTAAGCTTTGACCGGGTAGACATATAACAATCAGGTTAGGGTTTCTCATCCTCTACCAAAAATCTGAGCGAGAAGGTTTCCAGTGCGTGCGGCTTCACCAAATCCCTCCTCCGCAATTCCACCATGGCTGAACAAGTAACTTCTTGTTGCTTCGTTTTTCGTTTTTTCATTCTGCTATGTTTCGATTTTCCATTGATGTGTATTTTTTAATCTGTTATAGACTGAGAAGGCTTATCTCAAACAACCCAAAGTGTTTTTATGGTATATTCAGCACTTCATATCTCAATGTGTGTTTTGTTTTTAACTGTGATGATTGTTGATCCATATTTGTTTGTTGTTTTTGCTCAATTTCGTAGCTCGAAGAAATCTGGTAAGGGGAAGAGGCCCGGTAAAGGTGGAAATCGCTTCTGGAAATCTGTTGGTCTTGGATTCAAGACCCCCAAAGAAGCCATCGAAGGTTCCTTTCTCTCTGTATTTATATATCTCAGTGTTTGTATATATATGGAGTGTCTTCGAGAGTGTGTTGATGTTTGGTTTTGAATGTATAAATGTAGCCTTTTGAAGGAGATGAGTGATGAACACACTTTGATAGCGAATTGATGCAAATCAAAATTAGAGAAAGATAGAAATAATGCAATAGAATACTACTAGAGCATTTTGGATTTGTGTAGTGGATGCTTAATTACATCTCTATATTTTTCTATGATTTCATACTTGTGAGGTTGCCAACTCTGTTTTTGTTGTGTGTTTTGTATTGTATTCCTATTGGAAGTATTGAGGTCTCGGGTCTCTATGATGTGCTTAGAAATCCTCAATACTTGTTCAAGTTATTAGGTGTTGCTTTTTAATGAATGGTTTTGGTATCTATTTTGAAAGAATTGGTATATATGTGGGGCAAATGTAAATGCTTGTATCTTGCTTCATGAAAGTGTTAATTGCAAACAGAATAATGGTCTCAATATATAGAGGCAGACTATTCTTAATATATCTCTGTATGATTATATGGTTATGGTTATTTTATTTCTGCTTCTAATACAGAAATGACCTTTGAATTTCAAATACAGGAACCTTTATTGACAAGAAGTGTCCATTCACTGGCAATGTTTCCATCCATGGTCGTATCATAGCCGGAACCTGTCACAGTGCCAAAATGAATCAGACTATTATTGTCAGGAGGAATTATCTTCACTTCATTAAGAAATATCAGAGGTATTCTCCTTTAATGGCATGCtcttcatttttaatttgcatgCTTGGATAAACATAATTTGTAAAACCTTTTTCCTTACGTGCTCTACTTAGGTATGAGAAGAGGCATTCCAACATTCCAGCTCATGTGTCACCTGCCTTCCGTGTTAAGGAAGGTGATCATGTCATTATTGGTCAATGCAGGTGAAACTCTAGCAGAATTCTATCATTTCTGTATTAACCCATAGATACTTTTATTTTAGTATATTATCATATAGATATTGGTATATGTATGTGTGTGACTAAGCCTTTACTTGTGCCACTTCTATAGGCCACTCTCCAAGACAGTGAGGTTCAATGTATTGAAAGTCATCCCAGCTGGATCATCCAGTGGTGCAAAGAAGGCATTTTCTGGCATATGAGATTTGGTTGGCACTCTTAGTATAGAGATTTTATCATCTATGTTGAAAGTAATTCCCGATTTCTGTATGGTGAAGTTCTTATCAGTTTTGGTAATTTTTGTTTGCTTTTGAAGTTCTGTACTGTGATTTGATAAAAgatattttaattatatttattttactGGGCATGATCTTATTTTGGTTATTGAATACTAGTTTCAAATATTTTGAATTTTGGACAGAAAATTCCCCCTAAATTACTGTTTAGTATTTTAAACAAGTCTATGTGATCCAACATAGAACCTTAGTTTACAGAACCCATTACCCAGCCTTATCAAATTTCAATGGGTTGGGTTCTTCGACGGATTTTCAATTTTGTTGTCAAAACTGTCCGATCCGTTCAGTTATGGGTTGAATTGAGTTTGTGGGATGtgttttaaattaaaaatattttttaatttaaaccctaaacctggaaaaaatgtggtttaaaacaaaagcttcaaaaattttcgtatacctaagacagcgcttttgtaaaaagcgctgtctaagggggggattagaaagtgctttaggcaaaagcgttgtctaagggggggcttagacagcgctttttgaaaagcgctgtctaaggtatacctaaaaaaattaaaataggagggtcttagaaagcgcttttggccaaagcgctgtctaagggggtggggcttagacagcgcttttcaaaagcgctgtctaaggtatacctaaaaaatttaaaataagagggtcttataaagcgcttttggccaaagcgttgtctaaggggggggggggggggcttagacagcgcttttaagatttaaaaaagcgctgtctaaacctttagcagcggaggtttagacagcgctttaaagcgctgtctaaggctaaaaaaagcgatgtctaaggtcttgtttgttgtagtgcATTCCTTCGAAAAACAATCGAATAAATGTACCAAAAGAAAACACAGCTCGAACACATTCTCCTCCGTCCGGATACCTACGTCGGTTCAATTGAAAAAACACACTCAGATCTCTGGGTTTACGAAAACGATGAAATGGTTCACCGTGCTGTTCGTATGTTCCCGGACTCTTGAAGATCTTCGACGAGATCCTCGTTAACGCGGCCGATAATAACAGAGAGATCCGTCTATGGATTCGTTGAAGGTTACGATAGATCCGGAAGCGAACGCGGTTTCTGTTTACAACAACGGCGACGGTGTTCCGATTGAGATTCATCAGGAGGAGAAGATTTATGTTCCTGAGTTGATCTTCGGTCACCTTCTTACTAGTAGTAACCATGATGATAATGTGAAGAAAACTACCGGTGGACGGAATGGTGATGGTGCTGAGCTCACGAATATTTTTTTCACCGAGTTTATCATTGAGACTGCTGATGGTCTTCAATGGTTCTGATGAAGATTCGTGAGATTGCTGAAGCTTACCTTGGCTCTACAATTAAGAATGTCGTTGTTACTGTCCCTGCTTACTTTGTTGATTCTCAACGTCAAGCTACCAAGGATGTTGGTTTATTGCTGGTCTTAATGTCATGCGAATCATCAATGAGTCCACTGCTGCTGCCATCACATATGGGCTAGAAAAGAAATCAACAAGTGTTGGTGAAAAGAATGTCTTGATTTTTGACCTTGGTGGTGGTACTTTTGATGTCTCTTTGCTTACTATTGAAGAGGGTATCTTTGAGGTGAAAGCCACTGCCGGAGACACCCATCTTGGAGGTGAGGATTTTGATAATAAAATGGTGAACCATTTTGTTCAAGAGTTCAAGAGAAAGAACAAGAAGGACATCAGCGGTAACCCTAGGGCACTCAGGCGATTGAGGACTGCATGTGAGAGGGCGAAAATAACTCTTTCATCTACTACCCAGACTACCATTGAAATTGACTCTCTATTTGAGGGAATTGATTTCTACTCCCCTATCAACTCTCATTATtattattcattttaattttgttttattattagAGCTAGGGATTTAATTGTGGAATGGGCTTTGGGCCCTAATTTCATTTTAACATCCTTTAATTGCTTGTGCATCTCATATACGTGCATATTCTTTTTAtatttataatttgtttttaattatttgaTCACTTATTTATTCATTTGATTTCAAATTCATTTTGAGAGTGAACAATAAAAATTGAATGATTGAGAATTCCACCGATTTATTTTCTGAAATCGCCAAATCCTTTTTCTCATTAAAATCTGCATCTCATATACGTGCATATTCTTTTTAtatttataatttgtttttaattatttgaTCACTTATTTATTCATTTGATTTCAAATTCATTTTGAGAGTGAACAATAAAAATTGAATGATTGAGAACTCCACCGATTTATTTTCTGAAATCGCCAAATCCTTTTTCTCtttaaaatttgaagaaaaagattatcctggatggaatatccagtcataatcctgaatattaggctcaagctgtaagagcttgtaagccataaatattcgtcttctctccaaaacacctgtaaatatctcaaaccatcttcttattgaagttggaagaaaaagattacctggatggaatatccagtcgtaatcccgaatattaggctcaagctgtaagagcttgcaagccatgcatattcgtcttccctccaaaacattcgtaaatattcaaaccattttcttaacAAATTGGAAAGAAACAaactgcctgggtggaatgtccagacgtagtcccgagtattagacctaagctgtaagagcttgcaagtcacaagtactcgtctttcaaattccaaaatacttaattccgATCTTAACCTcttttaataaagatggaaatggaacatggtgtataccgtgcactcctgagattaagatttGAGGTGGATGCCTCGtctatcttagctctcgccatcatttaaaattgtcaatgcggtttcttcaaaccctttctcaatcaaatttaaaacacttaattctttattaaacacttttgtcaataaagatggaaatggaccatggtgtataccgtgcactcctgagactaggattcgagatggatatctcgctcatccaagttctcgccattactcaaaaatacacccaaccaatcaaactattttctcgccgccgtgcgactaatcaaaaacctttttcataaacgaaagatatattgtcttaaggtgatgcaaagcaatgtttcggccatgattgttgagtcgagataagtgatgtttttccgaatgatgatttgtaaatccactcgatgtgtggtatacgtccgctcctcatctgttttgggtaaaacaatgttttcgtcgattaatataatatagctttcgctaaaatcgaccaacaaacaaacattttctacccagaactacgtaagccttgatttctctattgagatacgtaggagcaagatttgtaaatcttgtcaggcccactaataaaaaaacttaggtttagtccttcgtcaaaaaaatccaaaaaacattctcctctcatcctttctttctttcccacctgATAACTTAAAGtctaacatttcaaactaacactaacgcgcacaactaacctaatggttcccgttgagtacaacggacgtgaggggtgctaataccttccccttgcgtaatcgactcccgaaccttgatttggttgcgacgaccataatcattgtcattttatcttgggttttatcgatatttcccctttcctttttaggaataaataaagttcggtggcgactctgttcagtccatcattgcgagcgtgcgattgcgtTTCGCTAAGTCGTGTCTCTCATTTTTCTAGGTGCGATAATAAGTTAAAGGATAGATAGATGGTTGGACAAAATTGGAGTATGACAGTTGCCCTTATTTAATTGTGTTGAACTCGAAAGGATTAATAATCGTAGTTTTAATAATGATAAAACCTCAAGTTAAGGGTAAGACACTaaggttcgggagtcagttaagtaAGGGGAATGTGTTAGGAACCCCTCACTTCTATTGTATTCAATGGGATCCTCATATAATCCTAGGGTTAGTTTGTGTTTCTAAGGGAATGTTTGCTCATATTATTTATTATTTGCTTAAGGTATTTATTTACAAAGAAAATACTGTTGTTTAAAGAAAACGATTAATTAATAAAGTTAGACACAAAAAAGGTTTTTTGgttattgtactcgctagagtgATACGACTCTACGCCTACGTACCTACATGTTAGATTAAGGATCAGAATACCGTAGTTCTtctagaaaatgtttgtttgtttgattgtttttaGATTATTGCAAGTTCTCAACGCATCAAGGGCGGAGAAatgtttgattttgaaaatgCCTCAATGCAAAAGGGCAGAGGACTTAAAATTTGAATTTGTGGTATTGATTTTGTTTAACTTTTAGTTTgcaaaaatattataattaatttaattagaaatcaaattaaatgacatatatatatacataattGATTTTATTTGAGAATAATAAACATGATTAATAGACGAAGACAAATTGATATGATCTTGATTAAATCGTAATTAATCTTAATAATGACTAAATACTAACCCTAAAATTAATCGCGGAATTATTCTAATAAACCCTAATCGTTAAAACATactttatattttttttgtaattaaaaataaaataaagtaaatccttgattattaaaattaattattttaataaattattGATTAAATTCTAATTATAAAAATTAATTGATAAAATTATTCATTAAGAAAACAagtttaattaattaaattaaattaatagaGTAGGGGGTGTACTTTGTATTCAAATAGTAATGGGCTAGGTAAAGGGGGGGTTGTGAAAAGCAATGGGGTCTAGACACATTTACTTTTGAAGTCTAGCGCTGGATAGAGGGTCAATGAAGAGAGTCAACGGTTGACTCTCATCCAGGGACGCTGGATCAATTCAACAGAATCTATGCATATGACATAAGGGTCGTGCGATTGTCATACTAAGTCAAGGCAATCAAGATGAGGGATTCAGATTACAAGTTAATGGGAGCACATGATGGACGCGCATGCATAATGACTGGTCAGAGTCAACAGTCTCATTGGCTGGGAGAGACTCATGTGTCTCTCACTTAGCACCATATTGGGGGGGGGTGTATTTAATCCATTTCCACGCTCCCCCCTCATTTTCACTATTTCTTCTCTTTCTACACTCTTACTCTCTCTTAACCCTCTCTTCTTTCTCTGCCTCTGTGCTCCCTTTGGCCACCCCTCTAACCTAACAACCACCATCCCCGCCACCCTATTCCCTAGGTTTCAGGTTGGTATTCAACCAGAAACTTCAAACCTTTATACACTCTCTTGTATCCAGAAGTAGTTGATAGATGTTCTAACAAAGTCGATTAAGACAAATCAATTTCTCCGCTTGAGGGATGAAATTGATATTGTT is a window of Lathyrus oleraceus cultivar Zhongwan6 chromosome 6, CAAS_Psat_ZW6_1.0, whole genome shotgun sequence DNA encoding:
- the LOC127097297 gene encoding 40S ribosomal protein S11; the protein is MAEQTEKAYLKQPKVFLCSKKSGKGKRPGKGGNRFWKSVGLGFKTPKEAIEGTFIDKKCPFTGNVSIHGRIIAGTCHSAKMNQTIIVRRNYLHFIKKYQRYEKRHSNIPAHVSPAFRVKEGDHVIIGQCRPLSKTVRFNVLKVIPAGSSSGAKKAFSGI